TGCCCGGGTCGCGGCCGAACAGCAGCGAGCGGATGGTCTCGATGATCGGTGTGATCGGCTGGTTCTCGGCGACCCACTGCAGCCATGACGGCATGGTGTCGGTCGGGACGAAGGCACTCGAGAGGTAGGGCAGGAACAGCAGCGCGAAGCCGTAGCCGCTCGCGGCCGTCGGGCTCTTCGCCGCGAGGCCGATCCCCGCGTACAGCCAGGTGATCGCCAGGATGAACAGCGCGACGACGCCGATCGCCCCGGCCCACTGCAGGGCGTTCGCCGTCGGGCGGAAGCCGACCAGCAGCGCGACCCCGATGACCACACCGGTCGCCAGGAGGTTGCGGAGCAGGCTCGCGACGACATGGCCGGTCACCACGCCGCGCGAGCGCAGGGGCATCGTCCGGAACCGGTCCACGATCCCGTCGGTCATGTCCCGAGCGACGTCGACCGCGGTGCTGGAGGCGCCGAACCCCGCGCAGAGCAGGATGATGCCCGGCACGACGTACTGCACGTAACCGCCCTCGCGATCGAGCGCGCCGCCGAACACGAACGTGAACAGCAGCATGAGCATCACGGGCAGGACGATCGCCATGGTGAGCGCCTCCACGTCGCGCAGCGAGTGGCGGATGCCGCGGCCGACGAACACGAGCGCGGACGTGAGCGGCGTGACCGGCCGCTCGGGGCGGGCGGGGACGGGTACGGCCCGGCCGGGGGCGTTCAGAGCGGTCATCGGACGGCCTCCTTCTCGATCTCGGTGGTGGTGGCGGTGGCGGTCGTGGTCGGCTGCCCGGTGAGGGCCAGGAACGCGTCGTCGAGCGACGGCTTGCGGATGCCGATCGACCCGCCGGTGACGCCGAGGGCGTCGAGCTCGTCGATCGCGGTGCGCAGCGCATCCACGCTGCCGTCGGTGGGGAGCTCGCGGACCAGGTCGCCGCGCTCGTCGCGCAGTTCGACGACCTCGCCGCCGACCCGCGCCTTGAGCTCGTCCGGCGTCCCCTCCGCGACGATCACGCCGTGGTCGAGCACCGCGATGCGGTCGGCCAGCTGGTCGGCCTCCTCGAGGTACTGCGTGGTGAGCAGGATGGTGGTGCCGCGGCGCGACAGGTCGTGGATGATGTCCCATAGGGTCTGCCGGCTGCGCGTGTCGAGCCCCGTCGTCGGCTCGTCCAGGAAGATCACGGGCGGGGTCGCGACCAGGCTGAGCGCGAGGTCGAGACGCCGCCGCATCCCGCCGGAGTACGTCGCGACGCGCTTGCGCGCCGCCTCGCGGAGGTCGAACCGATCGATGAGTTCCGTGGCGCGCCGCTTCGACTCGGCGGCCGTGAAGCCGGAGAGCCGCGCCATCATGCGGAGGTTCTCCTCCCCCGTCAGCACTCCGTCGACCGCCGCGGCCTGCCCGGTCACGCTGATCGCCCGGCGGATGCCGTCCGCGTCGGTCGCGAGGTCGTGGCCGGCGACGGTGACGCTGCCCTGGTCGGGCCGCACGAGGGTGGAGAGGATGGTGATGAGTGTGGTCTTGCCCGCCCCGTTGGGGCCGAGGAGCGCGAACACGCTCCCCGCCTCCACGCGGAGGTCGATTCCGTCGAGCACGGTCTGCGCGCCGTACGCCTTGCGCACGCCCGCCAGCTCGATCGCCGGTCCGGTCATGGTCTTCCCTTCGACTGTGTGTCTCGTAAACTGTTTATGACGCATACAACCGTTTAAGTGATACACAGTTCTAGGATGAGTGTCAACACTCTTCACAAGGAAGGCGCCGGAGATGCCCGAAGACGTTCAGGAGGCGCTTCCCCGCGCCGTCGCGCTGAGCTGGGGCGTGGCCGAGAACCCGCAGCGCGGACCGAAGCGTGAGATGAGCGTCGAGCGGATCATCGAGACCGCGATCGAGGTGGCCGACTCCGACGGGCTCGCGGCGGTGTCGATGAGCCGCATCGCCGGCGAGCTCGGGTTCACGACGATGTCGCTGTACCGCTACGTCAGCAGCAAGGACGACGTGCTCGCCCTGATGCAGGACGCGGTGTGCGAGATCCCGATCCCGCCCGACGACGAACTGGCCGGACACGCGGGCGCCGAGGGGCAGGACTGGCGGGCCGGACTCCGCCGGTGGGCGATGGCGAGCATCCAGGTGATCCAGCAGCACCCGTGGTTCCCCGACATCCCGATCAGCGGCATCCCCCTGATGCCGAACAATCTCGCGGTTCTCGACTGGGGTCTGCGCGAGATGCGGGACTTGCCGCTGACCGATGCCGAGAAGATGTCCACCGCGCTGCTGCTGTCGTCCTACGCGCGCGCCGTGGCGGTCGTCGAGCGCGACGTGAGCCGGTCGCAGGGGGCGGACGTCCCGGCCGCGCACGGCGACGCGTTCACCGCGGCCCTCGGCGAGCTGGTCACACCCGAGCGCTTCCCCTACCTCTCACCGCTCGTCCGTTCGGGTGTCTACGCGGACGAGGACCCGGACGAGCAGGACGACTTCGCGTTCGGCCTCGAACGCATCCTCGACGGGATCGAGACGTACGTCGCCGCGCGGCGGAGCGGGCAGCCGGTCACCGCGTTCGAGCCGCGGCCGGAGGAGGTCCCGCGCGACAAAGCGGTGCGCGAGGCGGCGAAGACGCGCCGGGAGGCGGAGTCGAAGCTGCGCGAGGCCCGCAAGAACGAGCGCGAGGCGATCGCCCGGGCCCGCGAGCGCGCCGCCCGCGACGCCCGCTGAACCTCGCCGTTCAGCTCAGATGTAGATGGCCGGGTCGAGCCAGTCCTCCCCCGCGATCAGCTCGTGGCCGGAGCGGGGACGGGCGCGAGCGGGGACGCCGACTAGCAGCGACTCGGGAGGCGCATCCCGGGTGACCACCGCGTTCGCGCCGATCACCGAGTGCGCCCCGATCGTGATGGCGCCGAGAACCTTGGCGCCCGCGCCGACGACGACCCCGTCCTCGATCGTCGGGTGCCGCTTGCCGTGGCCGCTCCCCCGGCCGCCCAGGGTGACGCCGTGGTAGAGCATGACGTCGTCGCCGACCCACGTCGTCTCGCCGATGACCACGCCCATGCCGTGATCGATGAAGAACCGGCGCCCGATGCGGGCTCCGGGGTGGATCTCGATGCCGGTCAGAAAGCGGGCGAACTGCGACAGGATGCGTGCCGGCGTGCGGAACCCCGCGCGCCACAGCCGGTGCGCGACGCGGTAGGCCCACACCGCGTGCAACCCGGAGTAGACGAGCGCCATCTCCACGTCGCCGCGCGCGGCCGGGTCGTGCCTGCGCGCGTTCCGGATGTCTTCGCGCGCTCGGAGGATCGCCACCCGCTAGTCCAGCAGGTCCGCCCAGAGGGGCGTGGAGATGTAGCGCTCCCCCGTGTCGCACACGATCGCCACGATGGTCTTGCCCGCATTCTCCGGCCGCTGGGCCAGCTGCAGAGCAGCCCAGATGATCGCTCCGGACGAGATGCCGGCGAGCAGCCCCTCCTCGCTCGCCAGGCGCTTCGCCACGTTCACGGCGTCCTCGAACGAGACGTCGACGACCTCGTCGTAGACGGTCGTGTCGAGGATCTCCGGGATGAAGTTCGCGCCCATCCCCTGGATCTTGTGCGGACCGGGCTTGCCGCCGTTCAGGATGGGCGAGTCGAGCGGCTCGACCGCGACCACCTGCACCTCGGGCTTGCGCTCCTTGAGCACCTGACCCACGCCGGTGATCGTGCCGCCGGTGCCGACGCCCGCGACGAAGATGTCGACGCCGCCGTCGGTGTCGGCCCAGACCTCCTCCGCGGTGGTGGCGCGGTGGATGGCCGGGTTGGCCTCGTTGGCGAACTGCTTCGCCCAGATCGCGTTCTCGGTCTTCGCCACGATCTCCTGCGCCGTCTCGACCGCTCCGCGCATCCCGTCGGGTCCGGGCGTCAGCACGATCTCGGCTCCGAACGCGCGCAGCAGCACGCGGCGCTCCTTGCTCATGGTCTCGGGCATCGCGAGGATGACCTTGTAGCCGCGGGCCGCTCCGACCATCGCGAGGGCGATGCCGGTGTTGCCGCTGGTCGCCTCGACGATGGTGCCGCCCGGCTTGAGGGCCCCCGCCTTCTCGGCCGCGTCGACGATCGCGACGCCGATGCGGTCCTTCACGCTTCCCGCCGGATTGTAGAACTCCAGCTTGGCGAGGACGGTCGCGCCGACGCCCTCGGTGAGACGGTTCAGCCGGACGAGCGGCGTCCGCCCCACGGCCTGGGTGACGTTGTCGTAGATGTGACCGGACATGGCCTCTCCTCGTGGACGTGGCGGATGGGAACGCGTCACCACTCTAGACGCCGCGCACGGGGGCCTGCTGCGTGTGACGGGACGGTAGGCTCGTCGGGCGATGACCCCCGAATCCGCCCCTCCCGCCGACCGCCCCGAGACCGTCCGTGCCCTGCGCGACGACGCCGTCGCCTTCCTGACGCGCGCCGGTGTCCCCGACCCGGAGGTGGATGCGGAACTGCTGATCGGACACGTGCTCGGCGTCGGCCGCGGCCGGGTCCAGGCGCTGATGGTGATGGACTCCACGATGTCGTCGGAGGATGCGGCCCGGATGCGGACGCTGGTCGAGCGACGCGCCGCGCGTGAGCCGCTGCAGCACATCACCGGGCGGGCGCCCTTCCGTTCGCTCGAGCTGAACGTCGGGCCCGGCGTCTTCGTGCCGCGACCCGAGACCGAGCAGGTCGCCCAGTTCGCGATCGACGCGCTGCGCGCCGTCCCGTCGCCCGAACCGGTCGCGGTCGACCTGGGCACCGGCAGCGGCGCGATCGCCCTGGCTCTGGCGACCGAGGTCCCGCACTCCCGCGTCTACGCGGTCGAGAACTCCCCCGAGGCCTTCATCTGGGCGCGCCGCAACATCGACGAGGTCGGCGCAGAGAACCTGACACCCGTGTTCATCGACCTCGCGGACGCGCTGCCGCAGCTCGACGGCAGGGTGGACGTCGTCATCTCGAACCCGCCATACGTACCCGACGACGCCATCCCGCGTGACCCGGAGGTGCGCCTCCACGACCCGCACGCGGCGCTCTACGGCGGACCGGACGGGCTGGATGTGGTGCGCACGATCTCGCGCGTGGCCCAGCGCCTGCTCCACCCTGGCGGGACGCTCGTGCTCGAGCACGGCGAGCTGCAGGGCGCGGCGATCCGCGACCTCCTGACCGCCGACG
This region of Leifsonia sp. fls2-241-R2A-40a genomic DNA includes:
- the prmC gene encoding peptide chain release factor N(5)-glutamine methyltransferase; its protein translation is MTPESAPPADRPETVRALRDDAVAFLTRAGVPDPEVDAELLIGHVLGVGRGRVQALMVMDSTMSSEDAARMRTLVERRAAREPLQHITGRAPFRSLELNVGPGVFVPRPETEQVAQFAIDALRAVPSPEPVAVDLGTGSGAIALALATEVPHSRVYAVENSPEAFIWARRNIDEVGAENLTPVFIDLADALPQLDGRVDVVISNPPYVPDDAIPRDPEVRLHDPHAALYGGPDGLDVVRTISRVAQRLLHPGGTLVLEHGELQGAAIRDLLTADGWRAAATHRDLTTRDRATTALR
- the epsC gene encoding serine O-acetyltransferase EpsC; this encodes MAILRAREDIRNARRHDPAARGDVEMALVYSGLHAVWAYRVAHRLWRAGFRTPARILSQFARFLTGIEIHPGARIGRRFFIDHGMGVVIGETTWVGDDVMLYHGVTLGGRGSGHGKRHPTIEDGVVVGAGAKVLGAITIGAHSVIGANAVVTRDAPPESLLVGVPARARPRSGHELIAGEDWLDPAIYI
- a CDS encoding ATP-binding cassette domain-containing protein, with the translated sequence MTGPAIELAGVRKAYGAQTVLDGIDLRVEAGSVFALLGPNGAGKTTLITILSTLVRPDQGSVTVAGHDLATDADGIRRAISVTGQAAAVDGVLTGEENLRMMARLSGFTAAESKRRATELIDRFDLREAARKRVATYSGGMRRRLDLALSLVATPPVIFLDEPTTGLDTRSRQTLWDIIHDLSRRGTTILLTTQYLEEADQLADRIAVLDHGVIVAEGTPDELKARVGGEVVELRDERGDLVRELPTDGSVDALRTAIDELDALGVTGGSIGIRKPSLDDAFLALTGQPTTTATATTTEIEKEAVR
- the cysK gene encoding cysteine synthase A is translated as MSGHIYDNVTQAVGRTPLVRLNRLTEGVGATVLAKLEFYNPAGSVKDRIGVAIVDAAEKAGALKPGGTIVEATSGNTGIALAMVGAARGYKVILAMPETMSKERRVLLRAFGAEIVLTPGPDGMRGAVETAQEIVAKTENAIWAKQFANEANPAIHRATTAEEVWADTDGGVDIFVAGVGTGGTITGVGQVLKERKPEVQVVAVEPLDSPILNGGKPGPHKIQGMGANFIPEILDTTVYDEVVDVSFEDAVNVAKRLASEEGLLAGISSGAIIWAALQLAQRPENAGKTIVAIVCDTGERYISTPLWADLLD
- a CDS encoding ABC transporter permease, which gives rise to MTALNAPGRAVPVPARPERPVTPLTSALVFVGRGIRHSLRDVEALTMAIVLPVMLMLLFTFVFGGALDREGGYVQYVVPGIILLCAGFGASSTAVDVARDMTDGIVDRFRTMPLRSRGVVTGHVVASLLRNLLATGVVIGVALLVGFRPTANALQWAGAIGVVALFILAITWLYAGIGLAAKSPTAASGYGFALLFLPYLSSAFVPTDTMPSWLQWVAENQPITPIIETIRSLLFGRDPGSDLWWALGWCALIIVGAYVWAAWLFRRSAGRR
- a CDS encoding TetR/AcrR family transcriptional regulator is translated as MPEDVQEALPRAVALSWGVAENPQRGPKREMSVERIIETAIEVADSDGLAAVSMSRIAGELGFTTMSLYRYVSSKDDVLALMQDAVCEIPIPPDDELAGHAGAEGQDWRAGLRRWAMASIQVIQQHPWFPDIPISGIPLMPNNLAVLDWGLREMRDLPLTDAEKMSTALLLSSYARAVAVVERDVSRSQGADVPAAHGDAFTAALGELVTPERFPYLSPLVRSGVYADEDPDEQDDFAFGLERILDGIETYVAARRSGQPVTAFEPRPEEVPRDKAVREAAKTRREAESKLREARKNEREAIARARERAARDAR